TTATTGGTTCTGTGAAACGTTGGTGGTGTTCTGGTAGTCGATACAACATTGATAATACAAGGTGGTATATCATTGttgttactactactttCACTGATACCGCTATTAGCAGATCCAAAAGTGGCCCCACCTTCATCACCACCGTTTAACACTGCTTGCAAATAGTTCAACTCATCAGTTGGAATCCATCCTTCTGCAGTCAACGTTTTTCTATTGGCAGAATCATATTCCCACAAGTTCATAATACTATAAACTTGTTTATCTCTAGAAACATCAAATGCCCAAGAATTCAACTCTTTACCAATAGCATACAACTCACTTTCCAAGGTGGTCCTGGTGGTTTCTAACACAGTGTACAAATCTTGTAATCTAACATTGCAGTTATGTAATTGTTTTGTACGGGAAACAGAGTCTGAAGAAATATCGTATAACTGAGCATCTAAGGATTCAGAAATCTTCTTGATTCTATTGATGATTAAATCACCATgagaaaaaacaataaaacagTTTTTAGCAActtctttatttaatttactaTCATAGATTGGAGTTTCAATTTCTAAATGatagaaaaacaaattaccTCTCAATACTCTCCACAAGATTTGTTCCAAGGTACCAATTTTATCTCTTGGTATCAACCCGGTAACAAAACTAATATTAGCATTTTCTGATACATTATTTCCATCCATGATAATAGAATCAGGCTGGCTAACAATGCTTGTAGTTCTAGCCTTTTTCCTGTTGTTCCCATCAAAGAATATATCACCAGCATTCAAAACATGTCTAAATTGTTCCAAATCAACTTTAGAAGACTCTAAACTGTTTAAGGCATCAACCATCTCGGTCAATCTTTGCTCCAACAATGTAGCGTTGTTAGAATATTCATCAATTTCTCCGGTAGTAGGAATTCTTAAATTCTTAATCAATCTTAATCTACCTCCCTCGGAACTTtcctcatcatcttcatcattcAAGTAGTAGCTAGTATTAGAAATTGGAATGTTATacttttctaataatttagCAAAATAATTGTATTGTCTTTGAGTATTATCTAATTTTCTGATTTCATCGACAAAATGACGTTGAAACGTACGAATTTTACGATTCAAATCACGGAATTGTACCAGTTTGCTAGCTCCTAATTGATAAGCAGTTTCTCTAGCATTTTCAGCTGgaataaataattgaaaTAAAGACATTTCCGCAGAACGGAAAATGGCTTCATCCTTCTCATTAACCACTGAGGTCATAATTTGatatgttttgttttttatttttattttttatttagtttatttgatttgtatttttatgaaaattattataaaaataaaaatggtatAAGAACAGTATAAAAGTGAATGTAAGACATTGAAAGTGAAGTGTACAAACAAATACTGTTTTATAGTAAGTTGActgtataatttttttttttttttttttttttttttacagccaaaaacaaaaagggtaaaaaaaaacaaaaaaaatttttatttatttttttttttctttttttttttttgttttgaattCGTTGGAAATGATTTGAATTCGTTGGAAGTGATTTGTGATGGGtaaatggaaataaaagattGTACAATGATACCCGGACACAACAAACACAAAAAATGTTCAGAGTCGTTTAAAACCAAAtcaataaacaaattaacAACTATTATAATTTACTGCTGTTTTATTTCCCTATAAACGAAAAAAGAGTaaatttgttctttttttttttttttgttttatttttttttttttccatccAATAAGTTCAATTTTAATGTAATGTAGttcaatttaatttaatccATTCAATACAATTACCAAAGTTCCCAATGTAGATAATGTTCCtaggaaaaataaaaaaataaaaaaataaaaaaataaattcattttattttattttatcttttgttctttttattctttgttttcttgttcttctaTCCACCTCAAACCATTAACACTTGTGAGCATAAACCCTCCTTCCCTTTAAAAGGTACCAATTTACATGCAAAATATTATAGAGCCCTTCATAACATCTGCACCAGGtaaagttattatttttggtgaACATTCTGCTGTTTATGGAGAACCAGTAattgctgctgctgtttCTTCCCTAAGATCATATCTGTTGGTTACACAAGCTAGTTCACCAAATGTAATTGAATTAGACTTTCCAGATATTAAATTTGATCATAAATGGTCGTACACACAAGATTTTTTTCCCTCCTCTGCTACTTCTACAAATGGATttgatttggaaaaatgcagaaaaatatttgttaaGCATAACCAAGGCACCACAGACTTGGACTTGGAACTGGAAGATGAATTAACGCAGTACATAGATactataattaaaaatacattaactgaagagaaaaaacaatttcattattaCGCAGCGTTAtgttttttgtatttatacTTCAATTTGTGTCCTCAAGTTTCTGGTGTGAAATTTACCATAAAGTCCAATTTGCCCGTTGGAGCCGGTTTGGGAAGTAGTGCATCTATTAGTGTATGTTTAACATTAGCCATGTGCAAATTAGGTGGCATTCTTTCCGGTATGAGTTTATCTgaaaaggataaaaaaatgattaacAAATGGTCGTATATCGGCGAAAAGTGTACTCATGGAACACCCTCTGGAATTGATAATGCTGTAGCTACATTTGGCGGTGCTGTTTTGTTTCAGAAGCAAGTTGAcggtaaaaataaactagaagttattgaaaatttccCACAAATCCCAATGATTTTAACCAACACGAAGATACCTAAATCTACAAAGAAATTGATTTCTGATGTTCGTAAACTGTGTGAAGAAAACCCTAAGATAATGAAAGGAATCTTATCTAGTATGGGGTATATTGCGGAAACTGGTGCTtcaattttgaaaaaatttgatgCACAGACTTCGCTGCCTCAACTAATTGAATTAGTTAGAATAAATCATGGGTTATTGGTGTCTATTGGGGTTTCTCACCCAGGATTAGAAAAGATTAAGCTTTTAAGTGATACTCTAAAAATTGGAGGCACTAAATTAACCGGTGCTGGTGGAGGTGGGTGTGCATTGACTATATTGTTAGATCACGAAGAGGACCGTTTGAAGATTGAAGAGTTTAAAAACACGTTACACGAACGTTACGGTTACGATAATTTTGACACGGACTTGGGTGGTACTGGCTCATGTTTTATAGATTTatcgaaaaaaaatggaggGGAAATCTTAAATGCATTTACTGAAAATAGTGCAGGCGATCAAATTTTTACACCAGAATTGTTACAATTATTGCAATTAAATACAATTTTGTAAGAAGGGGTAGGGAGGAAGCAGAATGTATATATTGTTAACGTATGGCTGAAAAATTTTGAGATGTCAAAATGTGTAAGTTATATCATATAGTATACAATAACAACGGCTATATTAACAAGTAAGATATAAAGCatcctttaatttttttttttttttttttattaacttgaaaatatagatagggttatttaaaaaaagagtcAATGagaacataaaaataaaaactacaTACCTCTATTAAAATGCACCACCTCAATtaatttaccatttttatcttttttaccTTGTAATTCAGGCTCCAAACGAGATAGTTTTATATCTTCATATTGTGGGAATAAAGCTAATGCAAAGGGCAATGCAATAAACGAAGTAAAACTAATCAAACCTAAATTAGCTAATTGAGTAATGGCCAatcctttattttttagaatatttttttgcaaactaactaataacaatggtGGAATAACCATGGTAGGAGTGGCATTAATGACTCTACTCAATGCGGTTTCCCCCACAGCATTAATTGCAGCAATCTTACTTACACCAACTTTGTCACCGTTATCATCAAACACATTAATACCCTTTCTTATTTCTTCACCTCTCATTAGAAAAACATTGACTACACCTGCTGATACAACTGCAGCAAATGGAACCAATCTAGTCAATATCAATTTGGTATTAGCACTGAATCTGTGTAAATGCGGCACCAAACTCTTCAAACCCACAGCAACAGAACAAGAGGCAGACACAGCAACCGCATAATTAAACAATAACGTTTTTGTACTCATTGGGTGAGATTTGTTTGCATTTGCCGAGTTTATGGCAACGTTTAAGGATTGGTTAGTCCATTGCCAAAAAATTGTGCCTGCAGTTCCTAAACCAGGTGTCATCATACCTGCACAAACAACTAAATTAGATAAAACACAACATGACATACGGAATGGTAGAAGAACTTTTTCACCGGTATCTGGATGAATGGTGGAAtctaattttcttttggcATCCCAAAAATCAGGTGTAgcttgttttaaaataccGTTTCTATAATcctttactattttttttgctttttctAACTGTTCATCTGTAGTAAGCAACATTCTTGGATCACTGACCTCGGCACAGTGTTTAACACGACCCCAGTAAGTGCTTAAATCATATCTTGATTGTGGTAATGGAATTGGACCTGGAACAGAAGATgccatctttttttttttttattttatttatttatttatttatttgagagataaatattatctttGTGTTGTTGATgctatattattttcaagaTTTTGTGATGAAGAGTTGGATCTCGATAAATAATTAGTAAATTGAGTAATTTCCAAccttgaaaaaattttttttttttttcttttcaaataattaatatatgccttatatttttatagtaTTTCTGATTAGATttataaaagatatttttttttcatttttcatttttcattttgcattttccatttttcattttgcATTTTCCATTTTGCATTTTTCGCCttgtaaaaaagaattgataGATTTTTTACCGGCGGTACGAACTACTCTATTAAGAAGAATTAATTTAAACGGTAATATGAATAATGCAAGTTTATAAGTACGCAGAGCACatagaaatatttatcCGTGACCGGTAGTAATAATTCgatttgtttatatattcaAATTTATAGTGGTAGTTGTATAATACAATACAatacaattattatattccCACTTTCTTatctaaaatattatcgAGATTATCAATTGTGcaatttccaaaaaaggttttttatattttctttttttatatatctcctttttttcattaacaaCATATACTAAATTTCACTCttatttcaaatattttcttgccaaaaaaaaatgcccttttttaaaaatatcattacCCGGGCTAGAGAATCACAAATTacgaattaaaaaaaagaaaaacatcATTGATTGTATACACTTTTCcgctttctttttttctaaaaaaatttacataaatttttagatttataCTATATAAGTAGAAAGCTTCAAGCTACCAagtgtaaaaaaattaatttttcttttcttaattttaaatcttgTTATTCTATTGATTATGttagaaaaaattacaaaaaaagatgatacgaaacatatttttatagCCTTCTATTCACTTTGCCATTCGTGTATTACAGATGAATTTTTGGATGAAGGGGAAAAGAAGCGCTAGAGCaagtttaatattttaatattaatatcgTGCACGTCCTCATACTGGTAttgaacttttttttttttaattttctttattagaTACTCAATTACTGGTAACTGCGTAATCGATACAAATACATAATGAATCTCCTcttatctttttaatttattggCGTAAAtgctttgtttttcttgaCAATGTTATTTTAAGTAGCTCTTGCAACGTTGTATATTTaaagttatattttttattttattttttttttttctgttttctACAAAAGGCTTTCTTTTGAACGTTACAGAAAAAGTAAACAAAGAGCCACGTATTACCCGCACATACAgaaatgtttttgttaaaaaaaaaaataaaaaaattgaaaaattagtcgtttctttttttatttccatttcCATTTCCATTTCCATTTCCATTTCCATTTCCATTTCCTTCTTCTTGAAAAACTTAGCAAggataatttcttttttcttttttataaattttaaattctaACTGTACTACCTTCATCATTTCCCCCTTTTTTAATAGGTCATCTTGAACATGTACATTATAGCTAGTGCAGTTCAATtactaatataaaattataccCAAATAACTTCTCTCCTTGACTAAATAAACAAGGCTATCTAtctatctatatatatatatatatacaccCACCCAAATATGTCTGACACTTCCCAggttaaaataaaatttttcactCGTGAGCAAGACGAAAACTTACAACAAATTCAAGACGCACCATTATACGCACCAGTTACCTTAAAAAGATACGGTTTAAGTGAGATTGTCAAtcatttattgaaattagaTAAGAGAGTAccatttgattttttaattgatggTGAGCTATTAACCAGCACCTTAGATGATTACCTGGTTACAAATGGTTTAAGTAGTGAagttttattgaatttagAATATAAAAGGGCAGTTTTACCACCAAGCTACTTGaatagttttaataatgacGATTGGATCAGTAGTTTGGATCATTATGATACCACTATCATCAGTGGTTCATACGATGGTATTGTACGCACTTGGGATTTAAGCGGGCAAGTTAAAAAGCAATATAGTGGCCACTCGGCTCCCGTCCGTTGTGTTAAGTATATTAGCGATACCAGGTTGGTTTCTGGTGGTAACGATCGTACTTTAAGATTATGGAAGACGAAATCAGAttctaatactaataacgAAGGCGACGAAATCGAAGAAGGAAAAACTTTGGCAATTTTAGAAGGCCACAAAGCACCCGTTGTTTCTTGTGCCGTTGACAATAATCGTATTTTATCTGCGGCTTATGATAATACCATTTGTGTTTGGTCAACGAATTATAAAGAAATGTCTCTAATCGATCCAATGGATGAATCaaccaataatactaaCGTCGGCTCCACTGCTGCCAAGAAAAGGAGGAAGCTTGCCTTGAAAGATGGATCTATAAGAAGACGCTCGCCACTTGCCATATTAGAATCACACAGCTCACCAGTAGAAGATGTCATCTTTGACCATAATGATACTACTGTGGCCTATTCTGTTTCTCAAGATCATACAATCAAAACATGGGACTTGGTCACAAATCGTTGTGTGGATACTAAGAGTACTTCTTATTCTTTACTAAGTATTTTGCAGTTGCCtcaaattaatttattagcATGTGGATCTAGTGCCAGACATATAACGTTGCATGACCCACGTACTACAACAAAAGTAACCAACGCTCAATTGATCGGTCACAAAAACTTTGTTGTTTCCTTAAGCGACTGCCCAACTAATCAATATATGTTTGCAAGTGGATCACACGACGGTACCGTCAAGCTTTGGGACGTCAGGTCCAACAAACCTTTATATACAATAACTAGAGAACAAGACTCTGTTGGCTTAAGTAGCGACGATAAGAAAGTTTTTAGTTGTGACTGGActgaaaaaattggtatTGTAAGTGGTGGtcaagataaaaaaatccaaataaataaggaaaacttttaagtaataataatatatatgtctTCAAATTTGTGGGATTATCTACGATTGTATACTACTATGGAATTTATATAAACTATAATAACCTTTGTACAAAGACTTTTCATCGGTCATATATCCAACATTAGTATGGTCTATTTGGGAATCTAGATCTTTCcaatttcttatttttctcaATTTATCGAAACTTTTACTATCCAATTGAACCATTGGTTTCGTGCCATATTTTAGTGGCCCCACATTAATCCAGTGAACTTTATTCAAacaatttcttttaaaactttcaaTAGTATCTATATAGTCTATTATATTGCTTGCAGTGTCGATAAAGAATACTGTGATTACAACGATGTTATCATATTGAGCTGCATTTTCATTAGGAATGGTAAATTTGTTGAAATCGCCTAAAtgaattttcaaattagcTGGCTTGACATAACCAGAGAGATTAATGTCAAACGTGGACAATTGATCATTCAAACTAACATGATTGGAGAAGTATGTGAGATAAGGAGACAATTGAATTTTATCTTCATAAAGATAAATGAATTCATTGCACATATAAGctaaattagaaaattCAATGGAATGTATATCaatatttgaatatttCAAACTGATTTCATAAGGAATCCTACCTAAACCACTTCCAGGCATAATAATCAATGTTCTCTTATTATTCGAAGTAtcaattttctttaactGATCTTCAATATATGATAGTAAAGGCTCAC
This Saccharomycodes ludwigii strain NBRC 1722 chromosome II, whole genome shotgun sequence DNA region includes the following protein-coding sequences:
- a CDS encoding uncharacterized protein (similar to Saccharomyces cerevisiae YMR209C | putative S-adenosylmethionine-dependent methyltransferase), with protein sequence MLRTYDPFKQWLLKKIERIIAKSGITGSSVVDTLYYNCQDTPLSHDLQLCNGKQNEYYATSASSASLANIYNGLCHLHDYKGNCLRNIDTVMLQRYAMLTKKNQRDLKKIGYLDNIDKVKNGVINVNCKTVEKISATILNSLDKTNDSTGILSDLKAVFEKKTYKTFESCPNYRITEALSHIIRDWHTSFDKEREPLLSYIEDQLKKIDTSNNKRTLIIMPGSGLGRIPYEISLKYSNIDIHSIEFSNLAYMCNEFIYLYEDKIQLSPYLTYFSNHVSLNDQLSTFDINLSGYVKPANLKIHLGDFNKFTIPNENAAQYDNIVVITVFFIDTASNIIDYIDTIESFKRNCLNKVHWINVGPLKYGTKPMVQLDSKSFDKLRKIRNWKDLDSQIDHTNVGYMTDEKSLYKGYYSLYKFHSSIQS
- the YTM1 gene encoding Ytm1p (similar to Saccharomyces cerevisiae YOR272W | YTM1 | constituent of 66S pre-ribosomal particles), producing the protein MSDTSQVKIKFFTREQDENLQQIQDAPLYAPVTLKRYGLSEIVNHLLKLDKRVPFDFLIDGELLTSTLDDYLVTNGLSSEVLLNLEYKRAVLPPSYLNSFNNDDWISSLDHYDTTIISGSYDGIVRTWDLSGQVKKQYSGHSAPVRCVKYISDTRLVSGGNDRTLRLWKTKSDSNTNNEGDEIEEGKTLAILEGHKAPVVSCAVDNNRILSAAYDNTICVWSTNYKEMSLIDPMDESTNNTNVGSTAAKKRRKLALKDGSIRRRSPLAILESHSSPVEDVIFDHNDTTVAYSVSQDHTIKTWDLVTNRCVDTKSTSYSLLSILQLPQINLLACGSSARHITLHDPRTTTKVTNAQLIGHKNFVVSLSDCPTNQYMFASGSHDGTVKLWDVRSNKPLYTITREQDSVGLSSDDKKVFSCDWTEKIGIVSGGQDKKIQINKENF
- the FSF1 gene encoding Fsf1p (similar to Saccharomyces cerevisiae YOR271C | FSF1 | Fungal SideroFlexin 1), whose amino-acid sequence is MASSVPGPIPLPQSRYDLSTYWGRVKHCAEVSDPRMLLTTDEQLEKAKKIVKDYRNGILKQATPDFWDAKRKLDSTIHPDTGEKVLLPFRMSCCVLSNLVVCAGMMTPGLGTAGTIFWQWTNQSLNVAINSANANKSHPMSTKTLLFNYAVAVSASCSVAVGLKSLVPHLHRFSANTKLILTRLVPFAAVVSAGVVNVFLMRGEEIRKGINVFDDNGDKVGVSKIAAINAVGETALSRVINATPTMVIPPLLLVSLQKNILKNKGLAITQLANLGLISFTSFIALPFALALFPQYEDIKLSRLEPELQGKKDKNGKLIEVVHFNRGM
- the ERG12 gene encoding mevalonate kinase (similar to Saccharomyces cerevisiae YMR208W | ERG12 | ERGosterol biosynthesis), with translation MQNIIEPFITSAPGKVIIFGEHSAVYGEPVIAAAVSSLRSYLLVTQASSPNVIELDFPDIKFDHKWSYTQDFFPSSATSTNGFDLEKCRKIFVKHNQGTTDLDLELEDELTQYIDTIIKNTLTEEKKQFHYYAALCFLYLYFNLCPQVSGVKFTIKSNLPVGAGLGSSASISVCLTLAMCKLGGILSGMSLSEKDKKMINKWSYIGEKCTHGTPSGIDNAVATFGGAVLFQKQVDGKNKLEVIENFPQIPMILTNTKIPKSTKKLISDVRKLCEENPKIMKGILSSMGYIAETGASILKKFDAQTSLPQLIELVRINHGLLVSIGVSHPGLEKIKLLSDTLKIGGTKLTGAGGGGCALTILLDHEEDRLKIEEFKNTLHERYGYDNFDTDLGGTGSCFIDLSKKNGGEILNAFTENSAGDQIFTPELLQLLQLNTIL